In a genomic window of Sporosarcina trichiuri:
- a CDS encoding catalase — MDNRFSDEHDKSVTNRKLEQLEEFRIQNTGNPLTTNQSLKRSNDEDQLKAGVRGPTLRQDYEFFEKMTHFVKEPIPERKVHARGYGAHGEFECYKSMKQYTKAGFLQEEGKKTPVFVRFSTVQGPRGSKDTARDLRCKGVKFYTEEGNYDLTTIDMPVLINQDAMKFPDALHAYQPEPRTGMPTAAGAHDNFWDYVANNQEALHMTLWVMSDRGILRSYRMMESWSINTYLLVNEQGVATFVRFVWKPILGTHSLLQDEAQKIGGIDPDYHRRDLREAIDRGAYAEYELGVQLLSQEDEFKFDFDILDPSKFWPEELIPVQLIGKMTLNRNVDNEFAELEQVAFNPANVVPGIDFSNDPVLQGRLMAYQSAQYHRLGSANFQDLPINRPLCPFTNNTRKGFMRYRIDVDQTNYHKNSISDNTPYTVPPEEGGYASYPKKVEGHVIRARSKSFDDFFTQPRIFWNSLTPVEKQHMIEALSFQLGCVQSESVRQQNVDILVKVDKEMANIVADNIGVNRPSGSHVPVSTKYPSLSQASTPKYAYSQKVGVLITNGFDTEAVKKTLDVLEKYGVFVVIISETLGTVTGSDGTKLKVDETFLTTSPYLMDSLYIVGGTPKNADKFNYDMNEYINVAYKHYKPIGVASTGRAFIRKSAQNNMAGVVFADNNPDFGEEFVAAVAQQRFFDRT, encoded by the coding sequence ATGGATAATCGATTTTCCGACGAACATGACAAGTCGGTCACGAATCGCAAGCTCGAACAGCTTGAGGAGTTCCGCATCCAAAATACAGGAAATCCCCTGACGACGAACCAATCACTGAAACGGTCGAATGACGAAGATCAGTTGAAAGCCGGTGTCCGCGGTCCGACGCTGCGGCAGGACTATGAGTTTTTCGAGAAGATGACGCATTTTGTCAAGGAGCCGATCCCAGAGCGGAAAGTGCATGCGAGGGGATACGGCGCACATGGAGAGTTCGAGTGTTACAAATCCATGAAGCAGTACACGAAAGCCGGATTCCTGCAGGAAGAGGGGAAGAAGACACCGGTATTCGTCCGGTTCTCGACTGTTCAGGGGCCCCGCGGATCGAAGGATACTGCCCGTGATCTGCGCTGCAAAGGAGTGAAATTCTATACGGAAGAGGGCAACTACGACCTGACGACAATTGACATGCCGGTGCTCATTAACCAGGATGCCATGAAATTCCCCGATGCCCTGCATGCCTACCAGCCGGAACCGAGGACCGGCATGCCGACAGCTGCAGGCGCCCATGATAATTTCTGGGATTACGTAGCAAACAATCAGGAAGCCCTTCATATGACGCTTTGGGTCATGTCCGACCGCGGAATCCTTAGAAGTTACCGTATGATGGAATCCTGGTCGATCAACACCTATCTGCTCGTGAACGAACAAGGGGTCGCCACCTTTGTACGGTTCGTCTGGAAGCCGATCCTCGGCACGCATTCTCTCTTACAGGACGAAGCACAGAAGATTGGCGGCATCGATCCCGATTACCACCGCCGTGATCTGCGGGAAGCGATCGACCGGGGGGCATACGCAGAATATGAACTTGGCGTGCAGCTCCTGTCCCAGGAGGATGAGTTCAAGTTCGATTTTGACATCTTGGACCCGTCCAAATTTTGGCCGGAAGAACTCATCCCAGTTCAGCTGATCGGAAAAATGACATTGAACCGGAACGTCGACAATGAATTCGCCGAGCTTGAACAAGTGGCATTCAACCCGGCGAACGTCGTGCCCGGCATCGACTTCTCGAACGATCCTGTGCTGCAGGGACGGCTGATGGCCTATCAAAGTGCGCAGTATCACCGGCTCGGCAGTGCGAACTTCCAAGACTTGCCGATCAACCGCCCCCTCTGTCCGTTCACCAATAATACGAGGAAGGGCTTCATGCGGTACCGGATCGATGTCGATCAGACAAACTACCATAAAAACTCCATCTCGGATAATACACCGTATACCGTACCGCCGGAAGAGGGAGGATACGCCTCGTACCCGAAGAAAGTCGAAGGGCACGTCATACGCGCCCGGAGCAAGTCGTTCGATGATTTCTTCACACAGCCGCGGATCTTCTGGAACAGCCTTACTCCTGTCGAAAAACAGCACATGATCGAGGCACTCAGCTTTCAGCTCGGCTGTGTCCAAAGTGAGTCGGTCCGTCAGCAGAACGTCGATATCCTCGTCAAGGTCGATAAGGAGATGGCCAACATCGTTGCAGACAATATTGGTGTCAACCGTCCGAGCGGCAGCCATGTGCCGGTATCCACCAAGTATCCATCCCTCAGCCAGGCCAGCACACCGAAATACGCATATTCCCAAAAGGTCGGGGTGCTGATCACGAACGGATTCGATACGGAGGCGGTCAAAAAAACTCTGGATGTATTGGAGAAGTATGGTGTATTCGTCGTAATCATCAGTGAAACCCTCGGTACAGTGACCGGCAGTGACGGCACCAAACTGAAAGTGGATGAAACGTTCCTGACGACAAGCCCGTATTTGATGGACTCTCTCTATATCGTTGGGGGAACTCCGAAAAATGCAGATAAGTTCAATTACGACATGAACGAATACATTAACGTCGCTTACAAGCACTACAAACCGATCGGGGTTGCGTCCACTGGCCGGGCATTCATCCGGAAATCGGCGCAGAACAATATGGCTGGCGTCGTGTTTGCTGACAATAATCCGGACTTCGGCGAGGAATTTGTGGCAGCAGTCGCACAGCAGCGGTTTTTCGACCGAACGTAA
- a CDS encoding ABC transporter ATP-binding protein, with translation MLKLTNISIAYPGKVVLDRIDFTAGKGEIIGVAAPNGTGKTTLFNIIANYTKPDSGQVLFDGKHSYRSEREEVAIHRQLTTFPEQGDLFEELTGTAHLKLYASMWQHSSKQVPAIIERLQMGHYVKKKVKTYSLGMRQRLCFAMMMAADTPVMLMDEVMNGLDIANVALISDCLMQMKEEGKLIFVASHLLENLDLYADRVIFLKDGVIVHEQKLTGERDLFLKAEMAPDQYNLLAESLALPQDHLYIARHLLCIPLNGLSMPDQVQWIEKLLTQGTAKLTIGPLGTVEYYENYYA, from the coding sequence ATGCTGAAACTGACGAACATATCGATCGCCTATCCGGGCAAGGTGGTCCTGGATCGGATCGATTTCACAGCCGGAAAAGGAGAGATCATCGGTGTTGCTGCACCGAACGGCACCGGGAAGACGACGCTGTTCAATATCATTGCAAACTATACGAAGCCGGACTCCGGCCAAGTGCTGTTTGACGGAAAGCATTCCTACCGCAGCGAACGGGAAGAGGTTGCGATCCATCGGCAGTTGACAACATTCCCGGAACAGGGGGACCTTTTTGAAGAATTGACAGGCACCGCTCACCTGAAATTATACGCCTCGATGTGGCAGCACTCGTCCAAGCAAGTCCCGGCCATCATCGAACGTCTCCAGATGGGCCACTATGTGAAGAAGAAAGTGAAAACCTATTCACTCGGCATGCGGCAGCGGCTCTGTTTTGCCATGATGATGGCCGCCGACACGCCTGTCATGCTGATGGATGAGGTGATGAACGGGCTCGATATCGCTAACGTCGCCCTCATTTCCGATTGTCTGATGCAGATGAAGGAGGAAGGGAAACTGATCTTTGTCGCCTCCCATCTGCTCGAAAACCTCGACTTATACGCCGACCGTGTCATCTTCCTGAAGGACGGGGTGATCGTCCACGAACAGAAGCTGACAGGCGAGCGGGACCTTTTCCTGAAGGCCGAGATGGCGCCAGATCAATATAATCTTCTGGCAGAGTCATTGGCCCTACCGCAGGATCATCTCTATATCGCCCGTCACCTGCTCTGCATTCCGCTGAACGGACTGTCCATGCCTGATCAGGTGCAATGGATCGAAAAGCTTCTTACGCAGGGCACAGCCAAACTGACGATCGGACCGCTCGGAACGGTGGAATACTATGAAAACTACTATGCGTAA
- a CDS encoding DUF485 domain-containing protein, with the protein MTVGLKESGVRVTEELPRTTDGKLDYERTIETPEFKRLVRKKNRFITPYTAAFFVIYLMLPILTSYTNILETRAVGWMTWTWVYAFRLFAMVWVFTQIYVKKARDFDKDVDQIIEKHVQE; encoded by the coding sequence GTGACAGTGGGACTGAAAGAATCCGGAGTCCGCGTGACAGAGGAACTGCCGCGCACGACGGATGGGAAACTGGACTATGAACGGACCATCGAGACACCGGAGTTCAAGCGGCTCGTCAGGAAGAAGAACCGCTTCATCACACCTTATACGGCTGCATTTTTCGTAATTTACCTGATGCTTCCGATCCTGACCAGTTACACAAACATACTGGAAACGCGTGCAGTTGGCTGGATGACGTGGACATGGGTCTACGCCTTCAGGTTATTTGCCATGGTATGGGTGTTCACGCAGATTTATGTAAAGAAAGCACGGGATTTTGATAAGGACGTTGACCAGATTATCGAAAAACACGTTCAGGAATAA
- a CDS encoding sensor histidine kinase, whose product MRSLYGKFLLYTAAIMTFSALTAFLAVNTYYHQNLKGSNDEKNMRIAKQMADYIKEMEPPDLRVFLEMEAGTGYKLLLAGADGKTERFGQAFRLENLAPEKVEKVLAGDDYHGMREFPTETFVTGFFSDETANTVGVPFTYEGRDYALFLRPDIKLLFTEVHSLLGGMVIVMAITSLLAMLIVAKRLIRPITQLTLATRRVGNEEFSPILNIDQKDEIGQLAESFQRMTERLSENDRIRKRFISDVSHDFQSPLLNIRGYAELLADESLPAGERAGYAKVIQSETDRLSSLTKQLLLLTSLDQMMSPLKPVQYSVSEQLKETVRKYRWLLEEKQISLSMDVEEAELTGDPSFLEKVWENILSNALKYTDKYGTVDVSLAAGEEKVVVTISDSGIGIAPENMERIFHRFYREDDSRTQAAEGTGLGLSIVQQVVELHGGTIDVTSEKGNGTTFTVTLPKL is encoded by the coding sequence ATGAGGTCCCTGTATGGGAAATTCCTTTTATATACCGCAGCCATCATGACATTCAGCGCCCTGACTGCATTCCTGGCAGTAAATACGTACTACCACCAGAATCTCAAAGGATCGAACGACGAGAAGAACATGCGGATCGCCAAGCAGATGGCGGACTACATCAAAGAGATGGAACCGCCGGATCTGCGGGTTTTTCTGGAGATGGAGGCTGGGACAGGATACAAACTGCTGCTGGCCGGTGCGGATGGAAAGACGGAGCGGTTCGGACAGGCGTTCCGTCTGGAGAACTTGGCGCCGGAGAAAGTGGAAAAGGTGTTGGCAGGAGACGACTACCATGGGATGCGTGAGTTTCCGACCGAAACGTTCGTGACCGGTTTCTTCTCGGACGAAACCGCGAACACGGTCGGCGTCCCATTTACGTATGAGGGCAGGGACTATGCGCTGTTCCTGCGTCCAGATATCAAACTGCTGTTCACGGAAGTGCATTCCCTGCTCGGCGGTATGGTGATCGTCATGGCCATCACCAGCCTGCTGGCAATGCTCATCGTTGCGAAGCGGCTCATCCGGCCGATCACCCAGCTGACGCTTGCGACGAGGCGGGTCGGGAATGAGGAATTCAGTCCAATCCTGAATATCGATCAGAAAGACGAGATCGGGCAGCTTGCGGAAAGTTTCCAAAGGATGACGGAGCGTCTCAGTGAGAACGACAGAATCCGGAAGCGATTCATCAGCGATGTGTCGCATGATTTCCAGTCGCCTCTGCTGAATATCAGAGGATATGCCGAACTGCTTGCAGACGAATCCCTGCCGGCGGGTGAACGGGCGGGCTATGCGAAAGTCATCCAATCGGAGACGGACCGGCTGTCGTCGCTGACGAAACAGCTGCTGCTGCTGACATCGCTCGATCAGATGATGAGCCCGCTGAAACCGGTGCAGTACAGTGTGAGTGAGCAGCTGAAGGAGACAGTGCGCAAATACCGGTGGCTGTTGGAAGAGAAGCAGATTTCGTTATCCATGGACGTGGAAGAGGCTGAGTTGACGGGGGATCCGTCGTTCCTTGAAAAGGTCTGGGAAAACATCCTGTCGAATGCGTTGAAATACACGGACAAGTATGGGACGGTGGACGTATCCCTTGCTGCAGGAGAAGAGAAGGTGGTTGTCACCATCAGCGACTCAGGCATCGGCATCGCGCCGGAGAACATGGAACGGATCTTCCACCGGTTCTACCGCGAAGACGACTCCCGGACACAGGCGGCAGAAGGGACTGGGCTCGGTCTCTCTATCGTGCAGCAGGTCGTCGAGCTCCACGGCGGAACGATCGATGTGACCAGTGAAAAAGGGAACGGAACGACATTCACAGTCACACTGCCGAAACTGTAA